The genomic DNA GGAAGCAGATGTGCAGTTCACATTTTGAGAAATGCCTTACAAATCAATGTCAGCTCAATGCACTTGGCGGCAAAGCTTGATATCTGATGAGTTTAGTATGCATATGAGGTTGATCGGATGTAGAAAGGATGTTAACTCTACAACTACTGTGTACCTTGTCATGACCCTTGTGTAGAAACCAGACAATCATTTCAAAAGGTAGAACTGGTCTGTTGACAACAATTTTGTGGTAGTTAATTTTACCAGTAGTTGTAATTATTGGTAGTTTTCACAGTATGTAATTTATCACTACCAATCTGGTTAACATTACTCATTCACTTACAAGTGTATTGCAGCACAAGGACCTACTTTCGCACTTCAGACGTTGCATACTTGCACTTTGCTTTTTGTATTGAAATAAAAGACAAGTTGTTATATGTCACTGTATGATTCATGGAAATGTGTACATGTACAAGGTGTGGTATCCATGCCATTTTGGAGTCAGTGATGTTGATCTCATATTTACTGGTGTCATAAATGAAAGCCGAAAGGTCTGTTTCTTCTGATCTTTGTGTTGTTCTTCTCAATCAAAAGTCTAATTACCATAAAAAATGAAGCATACGTTTAGTGCCATTGTAGTACTAGATGCCATTCGTATTCCCTGACATTCTGGTCAGGTTCACAATGCTACCATCGTTTTCTGGCAGGTGTGTTTCATGCTTTTCATCTGAAaagcatttgttttgttttgaatcagATGTCACTGTTGTTTGGTTGGCTTCATAACTATCATAAGCACCATTCCAGTGATGGAGCTTGGCTTCATGTTGCTGTTCTcaaaaaaacataatattttCTTAGTCAAGCTACTTGGATTTAGCATAACTTTAAAATGTGGACTGACTTTAACACATGTTCCCATACTGATCAGCTAGCTGGCTGGAGAGTAAGCCAGGCTAAGCAGCATTGTACCCTGACTGCAGTGATAGATGCAAGTGATTAAGATTGACATGATCTGCTGAAATGATGTAATTGCTAATGTCAATGTGGGAAAAACTGTAGGTGTGCAATGGTTCATAGTTTTCagaaaataacttaatttaaataGGTTTGTTTTTCGAACTCCGTCTATGGATCCAACCCAGTTTTGTGAACCACTGTTCTATACAACAGTGTTCTGCCATAAGTGCTGCTTGTGACAGCCAGGAATTCCATTCCTGTCGATCTCCATCCACTGCATAGTTATAGTATTGTCAGTGAGGCACGGCAACACTACAGTGATTGAGCTCAGTGTTTTTCATTTCAGCATTAACACTAGATATCAGTGGAATAAGCTAGATGACTACTTGTagatatgataaaaaaaaaaaaataaagccaGTGTTTGAGGTCTGTATTGACTATAATGATCCTAGCTTTGCAATTTAATTTGTTAAAGATTGTTCCTTGAGAACTCACAAGGGGAGGTCTTAAAATTCAGTAAACTTTCTGCATTACTTGTGACCTGTCATCTTTCGACCCATCAGCTGCATGTTTGGCTACTCTGCAGTTagaagaataaaaaagaaatgccCCTTCCTAACTGCATGAATCATTTTAATCCTCGTAAGTAAATATTATCTCAGGCCTGTTTTATTTTATACAAATTTATGTTAGACATTATCTCGCCACAGAGGTTTCCTACTACAGATGCAAAACAGACTTCAAATCATTCAACGGTAAAATAAATGCTCAGAAGAAAATGTACAAACATGTAAAACCACACACGATGACAGAAATAAATAAGTTGTGAATCTCCCCTCTCCAATCTTTCCCCTTCTCATACAAAATGAAGGCTTCGAAAAAGGAACCCATTTAAATACAAATGAACAGATATGATATTTGCAATAAAGTAAGAAGGGAAACTGAAGTAAAATCCATGTGTGGATGCTCTGATTTTGCCACAAGAGGGCACTGTTTTAACCTCACAGCAGGAAAAAGGACTCAGGTGATGGTTTGTCATGCAGCAACAAAATTAAAAATCAACTGACTGACAATACTCTTCCAATCGACACTTGACTAACACTAAGTTTGCACAAACCCTGGTTCCTGATTACTTGGCAGAAGCATCACTTATTCTAAATCAAGAACAGACAGGAGTGCAAAACTGTGAGGTTAGTTTTGCTTAAATACGGTAATTAAATCATGTGGTTCTAACACTGCCCAGCAATCACTTGAATGGAACCAGGATATTTGTGGGCATCACCTATGTGTTTTCATGATGTGACCCTTTCCTTGTGCTCCACTGACATTTAAAGTAAACCAACTTGAAAGCCCATCTTACctgcaaaaaatattttcatcttTACATCTCAAGCCATTATTTTAAGAAGCCAAGTGATATTAATATCCTCTTTCGACATCATGTTTCCCAGTAAAATAGTATCAATcttattcattcatccattcaattCTTGCTGGGTTGAGGGATTGAGTGCTTGGATCTCTGACTAATTCTGTATGACAACTGTCTGCTTCACTGCTTGCGCAAAACACTTAAACTATATATACTCCTGCTGGTGACAAATGTCAGAATATCCCATATTCAGAGACAGTTTTGGACGATTCAAATAAATGGACATGACTTGAGTGTTCCAAGGCATCCACTGGTTAATGCCAGATCTTAAACTGATTTGGGCCAACAGCAGGCTCGAGTAACGTACGTGCTGTCTAAAGCCTCTCATGGAGGGAAAAGAAAATTCTAAAGCTGGAGCAAGTTTAACCGAGCCTCCGCTGAACATGGTGGTGAGTCCCTCTCCAGGCTGTCACCTCTATCATAACTACACTAACAAACCAAAATGGATGAGTGAaatcaatttaaaaaaatgaaacaaaacaaaaaaggtcgccaaaaagaaataaaatttAATGATAGCAAATGCCAAGTGAAACAATGAAAACAGAGGAAATCACAAAagcaaaagaaagggaaaaagaaagaaaaatcaataaaatCACAAGGCAGTCTCCAGAAATGTCAGGGATTATTAGTATGTAGAAAAATTAAACAGCCTCTTTCATATTTAACTACACTtcttagagaaaaaaaagaagcaaatttGACTTTCacgcaggcaaaaaaaaaaaaaagattcttaTCAGACACAAAGCAAACATTTCACAAGAGAACACCAAACTTCAAATATGACATTTTAAACAGATATTTAGTACCTTCCTTGTATCCAGATAATTCCAATgagtttggggggaggggggtgcagtGTTGCCCCAATTTttgttttgagaggaaaatgacacCTTCAATTGATTTCTTTGGTCCTTCTTTACTTAGTGTCTTTTCTCTGGGTCCCTTTCGTAAAATTACAagttaataaaaaagaaaaagaaaaaaaaaaaaaacatccgcTCCTGTTTATGCACTAAGAAACGCAACAGCGCTACACCCCACACGTTGACCATGaaagtttttttctttcgtttttcttggtttttttttaagtcacgTGCCAAGAAAACTGTACTTTTAAAAACTCTGATATTGCTCTGAGAAGAGCTCCTGGACTACAGTGTTACTTGGTGACTGATAGTCATGCAAATCTACAGATCAACATGTGACAACTTCTCTGAACCAGAGTCAGAGGTGGGGAGGGACTAGAGGGGAAATAAAATTAAGGCATCTTGTTTCCAAACTATCTTGGACTCGTGAAATCCCCCGTAGTGCTGTGGACAGTAGATCAGAGTCTTAAAAGACAGCATGCCTTGCATTTTCACCACATATATGGCACATTGTGACATTATCAGACAGAAACTACAAGTCTTTTTGAAATATGGAGTTGGTCTATATAATTTCGGAGATGCGgaacacatttaaaacatttgtcgCATCATCCAACAGATTGAAAAATGTCTACTTTCCATTAGACTTCTACGAGTATTGTAAAACTTGAAAATGCACGGAGTGGATTACACTTAAAAAAACATTAGCATTTAAACAGTGCCAACCTCTCTTTTTCGGCTGAAAAACTTGAGATCTCTCCTTCATCTGGGTCTTACATTTACTTGTGAgacttgtttgttttaaaagaCACCTGTAAGATTTTGTCCCCAAGGCGATAACCATTGAGGCTAGCAATGGCCATTGCCGCCTCCTCGTAGTTTGTCATGGTCACAAATCCAAACCCTTTGCATTTATTGGTGTTAAAGTCTCGGATGACTTTGACGTTGGTAACGGCTCCAAACGGGCCGAACATCTGCCACAAAATGCCCTCGTCGGCGTCCTGGCCCAGATTGTAGATGAAGATGCACCAGCCAGAGGTGGAGTTCCCGGGGACATTCACCCCCGAGATGCCACTCATATGGTCCACACTCATGGGGGAGAACCTGAGACGAAACACAGGAAGAGTTAGTGAAGTCAAGTCATTGTATTTGTATAGTGCATCTAACATGCACAAGTGCAACCCATAGCTAAATTAAGTTAACACAACACAATGTATTTCATCTACTTTCAAATAGCTTTAAACTCAATTTGCTGATACACGGCCTTAATAATTATATCTTGTTGCTTTGAAAGTGTGTTACATGATGACAGACATAAATAAGCTTATTAACTGCAATGCAATGGGAACAATACACCCATCGAATGCACAAATGATAATGAACCTGTTTAGATTTTAAGGCTGTGGTTGTGTTTATGGAATACGTGGCCTGACCTGAACCTCTGGGCCTGGTGGTGAACGGGCCCTCCAAAGCGTCGGGACTGTGCATGGTAGATCTGCGAGATGATCTGAGAGTTCTTCGCCTGGTTGGGATTGGCAGCGAACTTCACGGTGATGGGCTCTGTGGCACCAGGTGGTTTCTGGCCATTCAAGTCCTTAATGGCGTCTTCAGCCTCTGCTCGCTTGTCAAAGCGAATGAATGCCACACCTCGCGACATACCTGCACAGGAGGATCACCCTCTTGGTAAAACAGCAAACGGCATATGACATAAGGTTAAGTGAAGGGCTGCACGGTTTTTACTTACTGCACTCACCTGTTCCCTGGTCAACGAGAACGCGTGAGTTAATGATTCGACCATAGCGGGTAAACATGTCCTCCACGTCTTTCTGCGTCATGGTTTTGGGCAGTCCACTAATGTACAGGTTGGCATCCTTTATGGTGTCTGAGCTTGGTCTGGCATAAGACACCTGAAGACAAGAGAGGTTTAAAGAAACAAACTCTTAGCTGCTTGGAagtaaaaaaacaagaaaaacaagaaaaacagcATAAGTACTGCTGACTATTTGGCTATTAATGACTATTTATTCACTAAAAAATCTTTTATGAACACCAGTTGTTCAGCACCATGTTTATTAACTGGCATGTGTGATGTCCTATACATTTCTACAAATTATGCCCAAAGCCTCAAGTGACCACTACTAAAAGGAGACACTATACTGCTCCTATACTTTCCGACCTCACCAAAAAGTAGTCAAACAAAATGGGGTTAGGGAGTTTGAGTAAGACTATGCTTATTCTCAAACAATTTACAGACTAACTTCAAGTCTGTTTGTAGCAAGAGATAAGTAAAAACTAAAAAGAACCAACTTGCTTATAAAGGAAAAccataaaataaataactttgttaacatgaaaataaatgtatacaaatGCTGCGTGAGGCCACAATGGAGATCTACGGGATCGTTTCTGGGATATTCCTCTGTCTTTGTTGAGTATAAATGTCTATCAAGTAGCATAGTCTCTACTGCACAAATGCTAAAAGTCTACAGCGAGACTTGACAGAGAGACCCAAGGCTAAGTGAAAGCTTTTCATTCTACCATTTGAAACAAGTGTACAGGAACACCTTTAAGCACGTTACCTTGATAGTTTTAGACTGTAGTCTCAGCCCATTGAGTGTATTGATTGCCCTTTCTGCATCACTAGGGTTAAGATAGTTAACAAATCCGTACCCTAAACTGTGgcctagagaaaaaaaaaaggaaaacaacaaaacaaaataaaaaaaactttgcatAGTTCCAAACGCTGCATACTGAACAAAATAATCCGTACAACACATGCTAATATTAAAAAGGGTTAAACAAGTCTGTAAGCAAaggagaagaaaataaaaacccAAAAATGTTCAGGACAAGTATTCTGTGAAGTAAATTAGGAGCCAGACTAAGGAGGCTCAAAACGACTACTGCATGGTAGATGCTGACTCGTCTTCAGAAAAGGTCTgaagcaaaagaaaacaaaagttatATTAAGTATAATGTCAACactgaaaaaaacattcatgaGTATCTCAATAATTGTCCACAAAATTTGACGACAAATCTTGTTAATTTACAGATTTCTGACCACCCGCTGCACTTAAGTTGTGGGGAGGGCCAATGAAACCAAGAATATAAAAATACGAGCCAATCGGAGTAGATCGTTTCTCACACTCTGTCTAGGACAGACAGATTTAAAGAGGCGTAGGAAAATAAACAGCCTGTCGTCAACAGAGTCATTCAACAGCAGAGTCataaagggggaaaaacagaGTGTTACTGAAATACTGTACAAATCAGGTGGAATATTTCCTGACATGAAGACAGACAAATCCACAGCCTCTTTTCCAACtccaggagaggaagagtgagagcgagagtgagggacagagacaaggagggacagagacaaggagggacagagacagagacagagagatggatagagagagggagggaggaagagggagagcgaaaaatacacgtgtgtgtgaacGGTTGCAGAGAGCTGTTATGTACCGTTACCTGCCACTTTATCCCGGATGAGCTTGGCAGACTCTACCTCCCCAATACTGCTGAAGAGGCTGCGCAGTTCATCTTGGGTCATGTTCTGGGGCAGGTAATTGACAATAAGGTTTGTTCTGGCATCTTTGCCTTCATCGGCCATGTGATCTTCGTAACCGTTAGACATGTCATGCACCTCCTACGTAGATCCGGGAGAAGAAATGGTTAGTACGAGTTCTCTCGACAGGTTGGAGTCCTGGATAACTCTGCATAAGTCGCCTTCATAGAATTTATAATCATAACATACCGATCCCATCTTAAACAAGAGAAGCTAGAGTTTGCCATCAGAGGTAAAATGGTGATATAGCAAGTCTTCTAGGTCAACAACAGAATAGTTTTGCAAAGATAAAACATACAATTAACATTCTGCATCGATACATCTCCACTTCTGACTGCTTTACAGTGAGGAATACGGGAACAAATTCAATGATAGCCAAGGTGCATCCCTGATTGACAAACTCATTGTAGTTAGAAAGTCCAGCCAACATTTGTTAGTCCTGCTGGCTGTAATTTACAGTTACATAACCGTTCCCAACTAAAGCACAATCCAGTCTTGGTTGAGTAGTCCACGTGGCCACCCAGTCAACATTTTACTTAGAGTTACATTTGGAAATACTTCAGTTACCACTTCCTAATCATTTGGAAAAAACTTCAGTAAACTGTGTTGTGATGATAGTATCAGCCTACTCGTGCTGGAGGCCATCTTAATATAATCTTTCAAAATTAGCACATTCAACAACATAAATAATGATTGATTTTGTCTGGCCTtataaaaaaaaccaaaaaaaaaacaaagagaagcATTTAAGTCCATAGGAAAATGTGAGTATATATGACTTTAAAATGTTTGAAATCTGGGCATCAGCCATTTGTCCTTCACAGTACTATAagaaatattacacacacatacaaataatacATGCTTACTACTTGCCCCCGCATTTGGTTTTCATATTAGCAGACCCAGTTAAATAATGAAAACGAGTATTCTTTGTTGTCTATAAATGCTGGGAGAAACAAACCAACCAAGTACAGCATGAACTGCCAATTGAAGTTACTGAATGACACTGCAACTGAATTCAGGCCATATCAATTTCCCACAACTGCTCCACTCACTGGGTTGCAACAGGTTGGGCAATACAGTTTCACAAGGACCACTAAAGGGGCCTGTCCCTTAACCACAAGACTATATGTTTGAAGACAACACACTAGAAACATCCTGAGTGGACAACAACACTTCCACTGTAAGTGGCAAACACCGCAGCCTTATGGTCAGCCAAGATGAACCACCCCTTGAACAACCAGCACTACTTTGAGCTAACCCATGAACAGGCCTTGTCTAGCTCATCCAAAAGTATTATTTAAAAGGTATAGGTAATTTATTgccaattatttatttatgagccCTCGGTAAAAGGATCAACCAACATGCGACTGAACCCACAACACCTGATTGTGATTTGAATGATAAAACACATCAATGTAAAGTAATAAGCCAAACCAAACATTTTCATGTAAGCCAAAGAAGAATCCTGAAATAAAACTGTACAAAGAAACCCATTAGCCTAACAAATAAGCCACCAAAGGGGCCACGTTTCTGAAGCTTGAATGCCAACCTCAAGCAAGAGAGAATCTCTCTGGGATCAATTTGAGCATTGCAGATAT from Sardina pilchardus chromosome 2, fSarPil1.1, whole genome shotgun sequence includes the following:
- the elavl1a gene encoding ELAV-like protein 1a isoform X1: MAVRRGHIRYLKEVHDMSNGYEDHMADEGKDARTNLIVNYLPQNMTQDELRSLFSSIGEVESAKLIRDKVAGNGHSLGYGFVNYLNPSDAERAINTLNGLRLQSKTIKVSYARPSSDTIKDANLYISGLPKTMTQKDVEDMFTRYGRIINSRVLVDQGTGECSMSRGVAFIRFDKRAEAEDAIKDLNGQKPPGATEPITVKFAANPNQAKNSQIISQIYHAQSRRFGGPVHHQAQRFRFSPMSVDHMSGISGVNVPGNSTSGWCIFIYNLGQDADEGILWQMFGPFGAVTNVKVIRDFNTNKCKGFGFVTMTNYEEAAMAIASLNGYRLGDKILQVSFKTNKSHK
- the elavl1a gene encoding ELAV-like protein 1a isoform X2, which codes for MAVRRGHIRYLKEVHDMSNGYEDHMADEGKDARTNLIVNYLPQNMTQDELRSLFSSIGEVESAKLIRDKVAGHSLGYGFVNYLNPSDAERAINTLNGLRLQSKTIKVSYARPSSDTIKDANLYISGLPKTMTQKDVEDMFTRYGRIINSRVLVDQGTGECSMSRGVAFIRFDKRAEAEDAIKDLNGQKPPGATEPITVKFAANPNQAKNSQIISQIYHAQSRRFGGPVHHQAQRFRFSPMSVDHMSGISGVNVPGNSTSGWCIFIYNLGQDADEGILWQMFGPFGAVTNVKVIRDFNTNKCKGFGFVTMTNYEEAAMAIASLNGYRLGDKILQVSFKTNKSHK
- the elavl1a gene encoding ELAV-like protein 1a isoform X3 — encoded protein: MAVRRGHIRYLKEVHDMSNGYEDHMADEGKDARTNLIVNYLPQNMTQDELRSLFSSIGEVESAKLIRDKVAGNGHSLGYGFVNYLNPSDAERAINTLNGLRLQSKTIKVSYARPSSDTIKDANLYISGLPKTMTQKDVEDMFTRYGRIINSRVLVDQGTGMSRGVAFIRFDKRAEAEDAIKDLNGQKPPGATEPITVKFAANPNQAKNSQIISQIYHAQSRRFGGPVHHQAQRFRFSPMSVDHMSGISGVNVPGNSTSGWCIFIYNLGQDADEGILWQMFGPFGAVTNVKVIRDFNTNKCKGFGFVTMTNYEEAAMAIASLNGYRLGDKILQVSFKTNKSHK
- the elavl1a gene encoding ELAV-like protein 1a isoform X4, with translation MAVRRGHIRYLKEVHDMSNGYEDHMADEGKDARTNLIVNYLPQNMTQDELRSLFSSIGEVESAKLIRDKVAGHSLGYGFVNYLNPSDAERAINTLNGLRLQSKTIKVSYARPSSDTIKDANLYISGLPKTMTQKDVEDMFTRYGRIINSRVLVDQGTGMSRGVAFIRFDKRAEAEDAIKDLNGQKPPGATEPITVKFAANPNQAKNSQIISQIYHAQSRRFGGPVHHQAQRFRFSPMSVDHMSGISGVNVPGNSTSGWCIFIYNLGQDADEGILWQMFGPFGAVTNVKVIRDFNTNKCKGFGFVTMTNYEEAAMAIASLNGYRLGDKILQVSFKTNKSHK
- the elavl1a gene encoding ELAV-like protein 1a isoform X5 is translated as MSNGYEDHMADEGKDARTNLIVNYLPQNMTQDELRSLFSSIGEVESAKLIRDKVAGNGHSLGYGFVNYLNPSDAERAINTLNGLRLQSKTIKVSYARPSSDTIKDANLYISGLPKTMTQKDVEDMFTRYGRIINSRVLVDQGTGECSMSRGVAFIRFDKRAEAEDAIKDLNGQKPPGATEPITVKFAANPNQAKNSQIISQIYHAQSRRFGGPVHHQAQRFRFSPMSVDHMSGISGVNVPGNSTSGWCIFIYNLGQDADEGILWQMFGPFGAVTNVKVIRDFNTNKCKGFGFVTMTNYEEAAMAIASLNGYRLGDKILQVSFKTNKSHK